One window from the genome of Mugil cephalus isolate CIBA_MC_2020 chromosome 23, CIBA_Mcephalus_1.1, whole genome shotgun sequence encodes:
- the LOC125000659 gene encoding vitamin K-dependent protein Z-like isoform X3, whose translation MAVGIMSASVLSLCLLQGFLQVFGHEVFPRTLEGPRTFLRSRRANQFLVEEILQGNLERECYEERCSYEEAREYFEDTPKTNAFWTKYYDGDQCDPNPCLHGGNCTDMVGGFSCSCSAPYYGPACELGEPKEVSDALQSGVQEVSECPTSGPAACDQMCTASYHTFRCSCVRGFKLQTDRRSCQPEVDFPCGRLPHSVAAMCRRGNCPWKVSLLNSRGAELCGGVVLGQHSVLTAARCLFLDSNFNPRSSDFYVATGNKKTVFPVRALHLHSRFHRGNHDNDLVLLELASPLTFGPALIHLCLPTKDFSENILMHSGRTGVAGAGDLVYVPLEQCRRNANVSHPLSNKMFCMRRENDPGPRRTGRLSGNHNGTRGNPNGHVGNQTDGHRRLGHTGNRLHGPWDAGSSAESEVGGLLPGSPVATVERGTAFLTGLLISSPGGSSSLVFTKVSRYLTWIEQMKEASENYITPQVSLYPERR comes from the exons ATGGCGGTCGGGATCATGTCAGCGTCGGTCCTCTCGCTCTGTCTTCTTCAGGGTTTCCTCCAGGTCTTCGGTCATGAAG TGTTCCCCCGGACCCTCGAGGGCCCCCGAACCTTCCTGAGGTCCAGACGGGCCAACCAGTTCCTGGTGGAGGAGATCCTGCAGGGGAACCTGGAGAGGGAGTGCTACGAGGAGCGATGCAGCTACGAGGAGGCCCGGGAATACTTCGAGGACACCCCCAAGACG aacGCTTTCTGGACAAAGTACTATG ACGGGGACCAGTGTGATCCCAACCCCTGCCTCCACGGGGGGAACTGCACCGACATGGTGGGGGGgttctcctgctcctgcagcGCCCCCTACTACGGGCCAGCCTGTGAACTGGGAGAACCGAAGGAGGTGTCCGACGCGTTGCAGTCCGGCGTGCAAG AGGTCTCAGAGTGTCCCACCTCAGGACCGGCGGCGTGCGACCAGATGTGCACGGCCTCCTACCACACCTTCAGATGCTCCTGCGTCCGGGGATTCAAACTACAGACCGACAGGCGGAGCTGTCAGCCCGAAG TGGACTTTCCCTGTGGACGACTTCCCCACAGCGTCGCTGCGATGTGTCGCCGTGGAAACTGTCCCTGGAAG GTGTCCCTCCTGAACAGCCGAGGGGCGGAGCTATGTGGGGGGGTGGTGTTGGGGCAACACTCCGTCCTGACCGCCGCCCGCTGCCTCTTCTTGGACTCGAACTTCAACCCCCGGTCCTCGGACTTCTACGTAGCCACCG GCAACAAGAAGACGGTGTTCCCGGTCCGTGCTCTGCACCTCCACAGCCGCTTCCATCGGGGTAACCACGACAACGACCTCGTTCTCCTTGAGTTGGCCAGCCCCCTAACCTTTGGCCCCGCCCTCATCCACCTGTGCCTGCCCACCAAGGACTTCAGTGAAAACATCCTGATGCATTCTGGGAGGACGGGAGTGGCGGGGGCCGGGGACCTGGTCTACGTGCCGCTGGAGCAGTGTCGCAGGAATGCGAACGTCTCGCATCCGCTCAGCAACAAGATGTTCTGCATGAGGAGGGAGAACGATCCCGGGCCCAGGAGAACCGGCAGACTTTCAGGGAACCACAACGGAACCAGGGGGAACCCAAATGGACACGTTGGGAACCAGACTGACGGCCACAGGAGACTGGGACACACAGGGAACCGGCTCCACGGCCCCTGGGATGCCGGCAGCAGCGCGGAGTCGGAGGTCGGCGGCCTGCTGCCGGGGTCTCCGGTTGCCACGGTGGAACGGGGAACAGCGTTCTTGACCGGGCTACTGATCTCGTCCCCTGGAGGAAGCAGCAGTCTGGTTTTCACCAAAGTGTCTCGGTACCTGACTTGGATCGAACAGATGAAGGAGGCGTCCGAGAATTACATTACCCCTCAGGTCAGCCTGTATCCAGAGAGACGCTAA
- the LOC125000659 gene encoding coagulation factor X-like isoform X1: MAVGIMSASVLSLCLLQGFLQVFGQEVFLEDKTANQVLTRQRRANSFLEELKPGDLERECMEERCDLEEAREIFETEEKTNEFWAIYVDGDACESMPCANAGSCKDGIGSYTCFCQDGYQGFNCEIVIPELCENKNGGCEHFCNVVEGSVQCSCADGYFLASDNKSCSSNEPFKCGAVISGETQMVFRYERTNVTTAATIAANATGLEDAHLNSSLRVLEDLIWPQTSSMTRIVNHNCPPGQCPWQALLLNEENQGFCGGTILNEYIILTAAHCMNQSRYIYVKLGEFDTLVDDGNEAIHHVETIATHTKYRPDTYHNDIALIKLATPIKFSRFILPACIPEQDFAEKVLMQELAGIVSGFGRLGEGRQASTILQRLSVPYVDRATCLASTQLRISARMFCAGYDSIAKDACQGDGGGPHVTRYRDTYFVTGIVSWGEGCARKGKYGVYTQVSKYIRWIREGIDQLVHKDKRGGGGRMKRHHGAIKRLRL, translated from the exons ATGGCGGTCGGGATCATGTCAGCGTCGGTCCTCTCGCTCTGTCTTCTTCAGGGTTTCCTCCAGGTCTTCGGTCAAGAAG TTTTCCTGGAAGACAAGACGGCCAATCAGGTTCTGACCCGGCAGAGACGAGCCAACAGCTTCTTAGAGGAGCTAAAACCAGGTGACCTGGAGAGGGAGTGCATGGAGGAGCGATGTGATTTGGAGGAGGCGCGAGAGATCTttgaaactgaagagaaaacG aatGAGTTCTGGGCCATATATGTTG ATGGCGACGCGTGCGAGTCGATGCCGTGCGCCAACGCTGGGAGCTGTAAAGACGGGATTGGAAGCTACACATGCTTCTGCCAGGACGGATATCAGGGCTTCAACTGTGAAATAG TTATTCCTGAGCTCTGCGAGAACAAAAATGGCGGCTGTGAACATTTCTGCAACGTGGTCGAGGGAAGCGTCCAGTGCTCCTGCGCTGACGGATACTTCCTGGCGTCAGATAATAAATCGTGCAGCTCGAACG AACCCTTCAAATGTGGCGCCGTCATATCGGGAGAGACCCAAATGGTTTTCAGGTACGAGAGGACCAACGTGACCACGGCGGCCACCATCGCCGCCAATGCCACCGGACTAGAGGACGCACACCTGAACAGCAGCCTGAGGGTCCTAGAGGACTTGATCTGGCCTCAAACGTCCAGCATGACTCGTATTGTTAACCACAACTGTCCCCCAGGACAATGTCCATGGCAG GCTCTGCTCCTGAATGAAGAAAACCAGGGGTTCTGTGGAGGAACCATCCTCAACGAATACATCATCCTGACCGCTGCCCACTGCATGAACCAGTCCCGCTACATCTACGTCAAGCTCG GTGAGTTTGACACGCTGGTGGACGACGGTAACGAAGCAATACACCACGTGGAAACAATCGCCACCCACACCAAGTACCGACCGGACACCTACCACAACGACATCGCACTCATCAAACTGGCCACGCCCATCAAATTCTCCAGGTTCATCCTGCCCGCCTGTATACCCGAGCAGGACTTCGCTGAGAAG GTCCTGATGCAGGAGCTGGCCGGCATAGTCAGCGGGTTTGGACGTCTGGGCGAAGGTCGTCAAGCGTCCACCATCCTGCAGCGCCTCTCCGTCCCCTACGTGGACCGGGCCACCTGCCTCGCATCCACCCAGCTACGAATATCTGCCCGAATGTTCTGCGCCGGCTACGACTCGATAGCCAAGGACGCCTGCCAGGGTGACGGGGGTGGACCGCACGTCACGCGCTACCGCGACACCTACTTTGTTACCGGCATCGTGAGCTGGGGCGAAGGCTGCGCCCGCAAAGGCAAATACGGCGTCTACACCCAAGTGTCCAAGTACATCCGCTGGATCCGGGAGGGAATCGACCAGCTGGTGCACAAAGACAAGCGCGGCGGTGGTGGGAGGATGAAAAGGCACCATGGCGCCATCAAGAGGCTGCGTCTGTAA
- the LOC125000679 gene encoding uncharacterized protein LOC125000679 produces MDLLLLMMMPLVLLGSEVQNVTEVRGKLGQDVSLNCSIMGADVHWSMEIHHHFRFSIGRSFFPTDKASYHSTELKTKYLINGTRLEIKNMSSEDGRLYYCGMKRNNSITAEESFLLLFPDVPLTGTNVPQQFVIVIVSCSAGVLFVLLVLGCVEALSCLRKKDGRRLVGDLRPSAWQTVQYEVIPSQEDVPKDLDKPLRPPQRRP; encoded by the exons ATGGATctcctgctgctgatgatgatgccCCTGGTTCTGCTGGGTTCAGAGGTCCAGAACGTGACGGAGGTCAGAGGGAAGCTGGGTCAAGACGTCTCTTTAAACTGCTCCATCATGGGTGCAGATGTTCACTGGTCCATGGAAATCCACCATCACTTCAGATTCTCTATCGGTCGCAGTTTTTTTCCTACAGACAAAGCTTCCTACCACTCTACTGAGTTAAAAACCAAATATTTAATCAATGGAACCAGACTTGAGATTAAAAACATGTCATCAGAGGACGGTCGGCTTTACTACTGTGGAATGAAACGAAATAACAGCATTACAGCTGAGgagtccttcctcctccttttcccag ATGTCCCTCTGACTGGGACAAACGTCCCTCAACAGTTCGTCATCGTCATCGTGTCCTGCTCTGCTGgtgtcctctttgtcctcctcgtcctcg GTTGTGTTGAAGCGTTGTCGTGTCTGAGGAAGAAAGATGGCCGCCGGCTGGTGGGTGACCTTCGACCTTCAGCCTGGCAGACTGTACAG TATGAGGTGATCCCGTCCCAGGAGGACGTCCCTAAAGACCTGGACAAGCCTCTTCGTCCTCCACAGAGACGACCCTGA
- the LOC125000658 gene encoding coagulation factor X-like, translating to MSTLVLLLLLATPAATATVFLEDKTANQVLTRPRRANSFLEELKQGNLERECREERCDLEEAREIFENTEKTKEFWAIYVDGDACESMPCANAGSCKDGIGSYTCYCQDGYQGFNCEIVIPELCENKNGGCEHFCNVVEGSVQCSCADGYFLASDDKSCSSNEPFKCGSVISGKTRTVFRYERTNVTTEGGIGAWNTNDNATIAANVTGLEDAHLNSSLRVLEDLVWPQMSSMTRIVNGEDCPPGQCPWQALLLNEENQGFCGGTILNEYIILTAAHCMNQSRYIYVKLGEFDTLVDDGNEAIHHVETIAAHTKYRPDTYHNDIALIKLATPIKFSRFILPACIPEQDFAEKVLMREPDGIVSGFGRLGEGRQASTILQRLSVPYVDRATCLKSTQLRISARMFCAGYDSIAKDACQGDSGGPHVTRYRDTYFVTGIVSWGEGCARKGKYGVYTQVSKYIRWIQEGIDQLVRKDKRGGGGRMKRHHGAIKRLRL from the exons ATGTCGACcctggtcctcctcctgctcctggcCACCCCCGCCGCCACCGCTACTG TTTTCCTGGAAGACAAGACGGCCAATCAGGTTCTGACCCGGCCGAGACGAGCCAACAGCTTCTTAGAGGAGCTAAAACAAGGCAACCTGGAGAGGGAGTGCAGGGAGGAGCGATGTGATTTGGAGGAGGCGCGAGAGATCTttgagaacacagagaaaacg aaaGAGTTCTGGGCCATATACGTTG ATGGCGACGCGTGCGAGTCGATGCCGTGCGCCAACGCTGGGAGCTGTAAAGACGGGATCGGAAGCTACACGTGCTACTGCCAGGACGGATATCAGGGCTTCAACTGTGAAATAG TTATTCCTGAGCTCTGCGAGAACAAAAATGGCGGCTGTGAACATTTCTGCAACGTGGTCGAGGGAAGCGTCCAGTGCTCCTGCGCTGACGGATACTTCCTGGCGTCAGATGATAAATCGTGCAGCTCGAACG AACCCTTCAAATGTGGCTCCGTCATATCGGGAAAGACCCGAACGGTTTTCAGGTACGAGAGGACCAACGTGACCACGGAGGGGGGCATAGGTGCGTGGAACACCAACGACAATGCCACCATCGCCGCCAATGTCACCGGACTAGAGGACGCACACCTGAACAGCAGCCTGAGGGTCCTAGAGGACTTGGTCTGGCCTCAAATGTCCAGCATGACTCGTATTGTTAACGGAGAGGACTGTCCCCCAGGACAATGTCCATGGCAG GCTCTGCTCCTGAATGAAGAAAACCAGGGGTTCTGTGGAGGAACCATCCTCAACGAATACATCATCCTGACCGCTGCCCACTGCATGAACCAGTCCCGCTACATCTACGTCAAGCTCG GTGAGTTTGACACGCTGGTGGACGACGGTAACGAAGCAATACACCACGTGGAAACGATTGCTGCCCACACCAAGTACCGACCGGACACCTACCACAACGACATCGCACTCATCAAACTGGCCACGCCCATCAAATTCTCCAGGTTCATCCTGCCCGCCTGTATACCCGAGCAGGACTTCGCTGAGAAG GTCCTGATGCGGGAGCCGGACGGCATAGTCAGCGGGTTTGGACGTCTGGGCGAAGGTCGTCAAGCGTCCACCATCCTGCAACGCCTCTCCGTCCCCTACGTGGACCGGGCCACCTGCCTCAAATCCACCCAGCTACGAATATCTGCCCGAATGTTCTGCGCCGGCTACGACTCGATAGCCAAGGACGCCTGCCAGGGCGACAGCGGTGGGCCACATGTCACGCGCTACCGCGACACCTACTTTGTTACCGGCATCGTGAGCTGGGGCGAAGGCTGCGCCCGCAAAGGCAAATACGGCGTCTACACCCAAGTGTCCAAGTACATCCGCTGGATCCAGGAGGGAATCGACCAGCTGGTGCGCAAAGACAAGCGCGGCGGTGGTGGGAGGATGAAAAGGCACCATGGCGCCATCAAGAGGCTGCGTCTGTAA
- the LOC125000659 gene encoding vitamin K-dependent protein Z-like isoform X2: MAVGIMSASVLSLCLLQGFLQVFGQEVFPRTLEGPRTFLRSRRANQFLVEEILQGNLERECYEERCSYEEAREYFEDTPKTNAFWTKYYDGDQCDPNPCLHGGNCTDMVGGFSCSCSAPYYGPACELGEPKEVSDALQSGVQEVSECPTSGPAACDQMCTASYHTFRCSCVRGFKLQTDRRSCQPEVDFPCGRLPHSVAAMCRRGNCPWKVSLLNSRGAELCGGVVLGQHSVLTAARCLFLDSNFNPRSSDFYVATGNKKTVFPVRALHLHSRFHRGNHDNDLVLLELASPLTFGPALIHLCLPTKDFSENILMHSGRTGVAGAGDLVYVPLEQCRRNANVSHPLSNKMFCMRRENDPGPRRTGRLSGNHNGTRGNPNGHVGNQTDGHRRLGHTGNRLHGPWDAGSSAESEVGGLLPGSPVATVERGTAFLTGLLISSPGGSSSLVFTKVSRYLTWIEQMKEASENYITPQVSLYPERR; the protein is encoded by the exons ATGGCGGTCGGGATCATGTCAGCGTCGGTCCTCTCGCTCTGTCTTCTTCAGGGTTTCCTCCAGGTCTTCGGTCAAGAAG TGTTCCCCCGGACCCTCGAGGGCCCCCGAACCTTCCTGAGGTCCAGACGGGCCAACCAGTTCCTGGTGGAGGAGATCCTGCAGGGGAACCTGGAGAGGGAGTGCTACGAGGAGCGATGCAGCTACGAGGAGGCCCGGGAATACTTCGAGGACACCCCCAAGACG aacGCTTTCTGGACAAAGTACTATG ACGGGGACCAGTGTGATCCCAACCCCTGCCTCCACGGGGGGAACTGCACCGACATGGTGGGGGGgttctcctgctcctgcagcGCCCCCTACTACGGGCCAGCCTGTGAACTGGGAGAACCGAAGGAGGTGTCCGACGCGTTGCAGTCCGGCGTGCAAG AGGTCTCAGAGTGTCCCACCTCAGGACCGGCGGCGTGCGACCAGATGTGCACGGCCTCCTACCACACCTTCAGATGCTCCTGCGTCCGGGGATTCAAACTACAGACCGACAGGCGGAGCTGTCAGCCCGAAG TGGACTTTCCCTGTGGACGACTTCCCCACAGCGTCGCTGCGATGTGTCGCCGTGGAAACTGTCCCTGGAAG GTGTCCCTCCTGAACAGCCGAGGGGCGGAGCTATGTGGGGGGGTGGTGTTGGGGCAACACTCCGTCCTGACCGCCGCCCGCTGCCTCTTCTTGGACTCGAACTTCAACCCCCGGTCCTCGGACTTCTACGTAGCCACCG GCAACAAGAAGACGGTGTTCCCGGTCCGTGCTCTGCACCTCCACAGCCGCTTCCATCGGGGTAACCACGACAACGACCTCGTTCTCCTTGAGTTGGCCAGCCCCCTAACCTTTGGCCCCGCCCTCATCCACCTGTGCCTGCCCACCAAGGACTTCAGTGAAAACATCCTGATGCATTCTGGGAGGACGGGAGTGGCGGGGGCCGGGGACCTGGTCTACGTGCCGCTGGAGCAGTGTCGCAGGAATGCGAACGTCTCGCATCCGCTCAGCAACAAGATGTTCTGCATGAGGAGGGAGAACGATCCCGGGCCCAGGAGAACCGGCAGACTTTCAGGGAACCACAACGGAACCAGGGGGAACCCAAATGGACACGTTGGGAACCAGACTGACGGCCACAGGAGACTGGGACACACAGGGAACCGGCTCCACGGCCCCTGGGATGCCGGCAGCAGCGCGGAGTCGGAGGTCGGCGGCCTGCTGCCGGGGTCTCCGGTTGCCACGGTGGAACGGGGAACAGCGTTCTTGACCGGGCTACTGATCTCGTCCCCTGGAGGAAGCAGCAGTCTGGTTTTCACCAAAGTGTCTCGGTACCTGACTTGGATCGAACAGATGAAGGAGGCGTCCGAGAATTACATTACCCCTCAGGTCAGCCTGTATCCAGAGAGACGCTAA
- the pcid2 gene encoding PCI domain-containing protein 2 yields the protein MAHITINQYLQQVYEAIDNREGSFCAELLSFKHPHVANPRLQLASPEEKCQQLLEPPYDEMVAAHLRCTYAVSNHDFVEAYKFQTIVVQSFLKAFQSHKEENWALPVMFAVALDLRTFANSAEQQQQEKGKGQPGEMLEKAAEQLMSCFRVCASDNRAGIEDSKKWGMMFLSNQLFKIYFKINKLHLCKPLIRAIDSSNLKNDYSPAQKVTYKYYVGRKAMFDSDFKPAEEFLSYAFHHCHRSSQKNKRMILIYLLPVKMLLGHMPTHQLLRKYDLMQFADVTKGVSEGNLLLLNEALSKHETFFIRCGIFLILEKLKIITYRNLFKKVYLLLRTHQLPLDAFLVSLRMMQVEDVDVDEVQCILANLIYMGHIKGYISHQHQKLVVSKQNPFPPLSSVS from the exons ATGGCTCACATCACCATCAACCAGTACCTGCAACAG GTGTACGAGGCCATCGACAACCGTGAGGGCTCCTTCTGCGCTGAGCTGCTCTCGTTCAAACACCCCCACGTCGCCAACCCCCGCCTCCAG ctgGCCAGTCCAGAGGAGAAGTGTCAGCAGCTTCTGGAGCCACCGTACGATGAGATGGTCGCCGCCCACCTTAG GTGTACGTACGCCGTATCCAATCATGACTTTGTTGAAGCCTACAAGTTCCAGACGATCGTTGTCCA GTCCTTCCTGAAGGCCTTCCAGTCCCATAAAGAGGAGAACTG GGCGTTGCCGGTCATGTTCGCTGTCGCCCTGGATCTACGGACATTCGCCAACAGC gctgagcagcagcagcaggagaagggTAAAGGTCAACCTGGAGAGATGCTGGAGAAAGCAGCCGAGCAGCTGATGAGCTGCTTCAGAGTTTGCGCCAGCGACAA TCGGGCAGGCATCGAGGACTCCAAGAAGTGGGGGATGATGTTCCTGAGCAACCAGCTCTTCAAGATCTACTTCAAG ATCAATAAACTGCATCTGTGCAAACCTCTGATCAGAGCCATCGACAGCTCCAACCTGAAGAACGACTACAGCCCCGCCCAGAAGGTCACCTACAAGTACTACGTGGGCCGCAAGGCCATGTTCGACAGCGACTTCAAACCAG CGGAGGAGTTCCTGTCTTACGCCTTCCACCACTGTCATCGTTCCAGTCAGAAGAACAAGAGGATGATCCTCATCTACCTGCTGCCTGTCAAGATGCTGCTG GGCCACATGCCGACTCATCAGCTCCTCAGGAAGTACGACCTCATGCAGTTCGCTGATGTCACCAAGGGTGTGAG CGAGGggaacctgctgctgctgaacgAGGCTCTGTCCAAACATGAGACGTTCTTCATCCGCTGTGGGATCTTCCTCATCCTGGAGAAGCTCAAGATCATCACCTACAGGAACCTCTTCAAGAAAGT GTACCTGCTGCTGAGAACCCACCAGCTGCCTCTGGACGCCTTCCTGGTGTCTCTGAGGATGATGCAGGTTGaggacgtggacgtggacgaGGTTCAGTGTATTCTGGCCAACCTGATCTACATG GGTCACATCAAAGGATACATCTCCCACCAGCACCAGAAGCTCGTGGTCAGTAAACAGAACCCGttccctcctctgtcctctgtctcctaG
- the LOC125000757 gene encoding coagulation factor VII-like — protein sequence MKMFVRSCLIVWSVVVVAAATVFVQKQDANLLLRRWKRANNGFLEELKQGNLERECIEEICDYEEAREVFEDDAKTRQFWQTYDRRDPCLVNPCRNNGQCLYVGSNYECQCPEGFEGRYCQTVFEDSLKCLYQNGHCQHFCDGSGEKRRCSCAEGYQLGDDGRECVAQVQYPCGQVAPEESEQNPTEVAQTRAVGGNHCPRGQCPWQVLVQLNGRSHCGGILVRPDWVVTAAHCIHGNSPQNLTVVAGEHNLEEEEGTEQRIPVSMATAHHSYDPASGDGDLALLRLSRAVVLGRHAVPVCLPTRDFAQRELLPLRYHTVSGWGKRTTGGNGEPALLSSPFLRKLSVPIVPTSQCSQKSGFNFTANMLCAGYLEGSQDSCRGDDGSPLVTLYGSTHFLIGVVGWGRGCSHPGYYSVYTNTAHYVDWLEDTMKNTTAMATPTATLTMASDPLEQKLV from the exons atgaagatgtttgtGAGGAGCTGCCTCATCGTGTGGAGCGTCGTCGTCGTCGCTGCTGCTACCG tgtTCGTCCAGAAGCAGGACGCCAACTTGTTGCTGCGACGATGGAAACGAGCTAACAACGGGttcctggaggagctgaagcaAGGAAACCTGGAGCGGGAATGTATCGAGGAGATCTGTGACTACGAGGAGGCCAGGGAGGTGTTCGAGGACGACGCCAAGACG AGGCAGTTCTGGCAGACATATGACC GCCGTGACCCCTGCCTCGTGAACCCATGTCGTAACAACGGTCAGTGTCTGTACGTCGGCTCCAACTACGAGTGTCAGTGTCCCGAAGGCTTTGAGGGTCGCTACTGTCAGACAG TGTTTGAGGACTCCCTGAAGTGTCTCTACCAGAACGGACATTGTCAACATTTCTGTGACGGTTCTGGGGAGAAGAGACGATGTTCCTGCGCTGAAGGATACCAACTAGGAGACGACGGACGGGAGTGTGTCGCTCAAG TGCAGTACCCGTGTGGACAGGTAGCGCCAGAGGAAAGTGAACAGAACCCGACTGAGGTGGCTCAGACCAGAGCGGTGGGAGGGAACCACTGCCCCAGAGGACAGTGCCCCTGGCAG gtcctggtccagtTAAATGGGCGGAGTCACTGCGGGGGCATCCTGGTTCGTCCTGACTGGGTCGTCACAGCCGCCCACtgtatccatggcaacagccCCCAGAACCTGACCGTGGTGGCAG GGGAACacaacctggaggaggaggagggcacgGAGCAGAGGATACCGGTTTCCATGGCGACGGCCCACCATAGCTACGACCCGGCGAGTGGCGACGGCGACCTGGCTCTGCTGAGGCTGAGCCGGGCCGTGGTCCTGGGCCGCCACGCCGTCCCGGTCTGCCTGCCCACCAGAGACTTCGCCCAGAGGGAGCTCCTCCCACTGCGCTACCACACCGTGTCCGGCTGGGGCAAGAGGACCACCGGGGGCAACGGCGAGCCCGCCCTGCtgtcctcccccttcctccgtAAGTTGTCCGTCCCGATCGTCCCGACGTCCCAGTGCTCTCAGAAGTCCGGCTTCAACTTCACCGCCAACATGCTGTGCGCCGGGTACCTGGAGGGGAGCCAGGACAGTTGCCGTGGAGACGACGGCAGCCCCCTGGTCACGCTGTATGGCTCCACCCACTTCCTGATCGGTGTggtgggctgggggcggggctGCTCCCACCCGGGCTATTACAGCGTGTACACCAACACGGCCCACTACGTGGACTGGCTGGAGGACACCATGAAAAACACCACGGCCATGGCCACGCCCACAGCCACGCTCACCATGGCATCCGATCCGTTAGAACAAAAACTGGTTTAG